The following are encoded in a window of Rosa chinensis cultivar Old Blush chromosome 4, RchiOBHm-V2, whole genome shotgun sequence genomic DNA:
- the LOC112196485 gene encoding probable E3 ubiquitin-protein ligase XERICO: MGLSNFPGASEGVLPVLVMNTVLSVALLKNMVRSVFQVMSGANVVASQTLEEDADEYPEVARERRISVARYRSLCHKKSKRGGRLAMAECCVCLCGFEAEQEVSELSCKHFFHKGCLEKWFDNDRTTCPLCRSVC, encoded by the coding sequence ATGGGTCTGTCGAACTTTCCGGGCGCATCGGAGGGCGTGCTACCGGTGCTGGTAATGAACACGGTGCTGTCGGTGGCGCTACTCAAGAACATGGTGAGATCCGTGTTCCAAGTAATGAGTGGCGCCAATGTAGTGGCTTCTCAGACCCTAGAGGAGGACGCAGATGAGTACCCGGAAGTtgcgagagagagaagaatcTCGGTGGCCCGGTACAGGTCGCTGTGCCACAAGAAAAGCAAGAGAGGAGGGAGATTGGCTATGGCGGAGTGTTGCGTGTGTCTGTGTGGGTTTGAAGCGGAGCAAGAGGTTAGTGAATTGTCTTGTAAGCATTTCTTCCACAAAGGTTGCTTGGAGAAATGGTTCGACAACGACCGCACCACTTGCCCTCTTTGCCGCTCTGTTTGCTAA
- the LOC112196484 gene encoding uncharacterized protein LOC112196484 isoform X1 has protein sequence MRSAIACYLQFLFPCIYSQKLVNNMGILSRSAVARKPNETMRLIVTTFVGVVFGFLIGVSFPTLSLTKLNLSSSLLPPVDLSYNEKGKSSMSDFYSYVKKNSSSTHSQRRNDTSKIWVPTNPRGAEMLPPGIVEAESDYYLRRLWGKPSEDLTTKPRYLVTFTVGIKQKNNIDAAVKKFSEDFTILLFHYDGITTEWDDLEWSKRAIHVSVRKQTKWWYAKRFLHPDIVAPYDYIFIWDEDLGVEHFNAEEYIKLVRKHGLEISQPGLEPNKGLTWQMTKRRGDREVHKQTEEKPGWCTDPHLPPCAAFVEIMAPVFSRSAWRCVWHMIQNDLVHGWGLDFALRKCVEPAHEKIGVVDSQWIVHQTVPSLGSQGESQGGKAPWQGVRERCRKEWTMFQMRVANAESAYFKAMEMYNSTTAH, from the exons ATGAG ATCAGCTATCGCTTGCTACCTGCAGTTCCTTTTTCCGTGCATTTATAGTCAGAAGCTTGTAAATAACATGGGAATCCTTTCACGCAG TGCGGTTGCTAGAAAACCAAATGAGACAATGAGGCTTATTGTGACAACTTTTGTAGGAGTAGTTTTTGGATTCTTGATAGGTGTATCCTTTCCGACATTGTCATTAACGAAG CTGAATCTCTCATCCAGCCTTCTTCCACCAGTTGATCTATCATACAATGAGAAAGGGAAATCAAGCATGTCAGATTTTTATTCTTATGTGAAGAAAAATAGTAGCTCAACTCATTCTCAGAGACGAAATGATACATCGAAG aTTTGGGTGCCCACAAATCCTAGAGGTGCAGAAATGCTACCCCCAGGAATTGTTGAAGCTGAGTCAGACTACTACTTGCGCAGATTATGGGGCAAGCCTAGTGAG GACTTAACAACCAAACCTAGGTACCTTGTGACATTCACTGTGGGTATCAAACAGAAAAATAATATTGATGCAGCTGTGAAAAAG TTTTCGGAGGACTTTAcgattcttcttttccattaCGATGGGATAACAACCGAATGGGATGACCTTGAGTGGTCTAAGCGGGCTATACATGTTAGCGTTCGCAAGCAAACTAAATG GTGGTATGCCAAGCGATTTTTGCATCCTGACATTGTTGCCCCATACGATTACATATTTATCTGGGATGAAGACCTCGGAGTAGAGCATTTTAATGCTGAGGA GTACATAAAGCTAGTCAGGAAGCATGGTTTGGAGATTTCGCAGCCTGGTTTAGAACCTAACAAAGGATTGACATGGCAGATGACAAAGAGAAGAGGTGACCGTGAAGTCCACAA ACAAACAGAGGAGAAACCAGGCTGGTGCACTGACCCACATCTGCCTCCATGTGCAGC GTTCGTTGAGATCATGGCTCCCGTATTTTCCCGAAGTGCCTGGCGCTGTGTGTGGCATATGATTCAG AATGACTTGGTCCACGGGTGGGGTCTTGACTTTGCCCTTAGAAAATGTGTAGAG CCTGCCCATGAGAAGATAGGAGTTGTAGATTCTCAGTGGATTGTTCATCAAACTGTTCCGTCGCTCGGTAGTCAG GGTGAATCACAAGGTGGAAAAGCGCCTTGGCAAGGG GTGAGGGAAAGGTGCAGAAAGGAATGGACAATGTTTCAGATGAGGGTCGCAAATGCAGAAAGTGCGTATTTTAAAGCAATGGAGATGTATAATTCGACGACCGCCCACTAG
- the LOC112196484 gene encoding uncharacterized protein LOC112196484 isoform X3 codes for MSAVARKPNETMRLIVTTFVGVVFGFLIGVSFPTLSLTKLNLSSSLLPPVDLSYNEKGKSSMSDFYSYVKKNSSSTHSQRRNDTSKIWVPTNPRGAEMLPPGIVEAESDYYLRRLWGKPSEDLTTKPRYLVTFTVGIKQKNNIDAAVKKFSEDFTILLFHYDGITTEWDDLEWSKRAIHVSVRKQTKWWYAKRFLHPDIVAPYDYIFIWDEDLGVEHFNAEEYIKLVRKHGLEISQPGLEPNKGLTWQMTKRRGDREVHKQTEEKPGWCTDPHLPPCAAFVEIMAPVFSRSAWRCVWHMIQNDLVHGWGLDFALRKCVEPAHEKIGVVDSQWIVHQTVPSLGSQGESQGGKAPWQGVRERCRKEWTMFQMRVANAESAYFKAMEMYNSTTAH; via the exons ATGAG TGCGGTTGCTAGAAAACCAAATGAGACAATGAGGCTTATTGTGACAACTTTTGTAGGAGTAGTTTTTGGATTCTTGATAGGTGTATCCTTTCCGACATTGTCATTAACGAAG CTGAATCTCTCATCCAGCCTTCTTCCACCAGTTGATCTATCATACAATGAGAAAGGGAAATCAAGCATGTCAGATTTTTATTCTTATGTGAAGAAAAATAGTAGCTCAACTCATTCTCAGAGACGAAATGATACATCGAAG aTTTGGGTGCCCACAAATCCTAGAGGTGCAGAAATGCTACCCCCAGGAATTGTTGAAGCTGAGTCAGACTACTACTTGCGCAGATTATGGGGCAAGCCTAGTGAG GACTTAACAACCAAACCTAGGTACCTTGTGACATTCACTGTGGGTATCAAACAGAAAAATAATATTGATGCAGCTGTGAAAAAG TTTTCGGAGGACTTTAcgattcttcttttccattaCGATGGGATAACAACCGAATGGGATGACCTTGAGTGGTCTAAGCGGGCTATACATGTTAGCGTTCGCAAGCAAACTAAATG GTGGTATGCCAAGCGATTTTTGCATCCTGACATTGTTGCCCCATACGATTACATATTTATCTGGGATGAAGACCTCGGAGTAGAGCATTTTAATGCTGAGGA GTACATAAAGCTAGTCAGGAAGCATGGTTTGGAGATTTCGCAGCCTGGTTTAGAACCTAACAAAGGATTGACATGGCAGATGACAAAGAGAAGAGGTGACCGTGAAGTCCACAA ACAAACAGAGGAGAAACCAGGCTGGTGCACTGACCCACATCTGCCTCCATGTGCAGC GTTCGTTGAGATCATGGCTCCCGTATTTTCCCGAAGTGCCTGGCGCTGTGTGTGGCATATGATTCAG AATGACTTGGTCCACGGGTGGGGTCTTGACTTTGCCCTTAGAAAATGTGTAGAG CCTGCCCATGAGAAGATAGGAGTTGTAGATTCTCAGTGGATTGTTCATCAAACTGTTCCGTCGCTCGGTAGTCAG GGTGAATCACAAGGTGGAAAAGCGCCTTGGCAAGGG GTGAGGGAAAGGTGCAGAAAGGAATGGACAATGTTTCAGATGAGGGTCGCAAATGCAGAAAGTGCGTATTTTAAAGCAATGGAGATGTATAATTCGACGACCGCCCACTAG
- the LOC112196484 gene encoding uncharacterized protein LOC112196484 isoform X2: protein MGILSRSAVARKPNETMRLIVTTFVGVVFGFLIGVSFPTLSLTKLNLSSSLLPPVDLSYNEKGKSSMSDFYSYVKKNSSSTHSQRRNDTSKIWVPTNPRGAEMLPPGIVEAESDYYLRRLWGKPSEDLTTKPRYLVTFTVGIKQKNNIDAAVKKFSEDFTILLFHYDGITTEWDDLEWSKRAIHVSVRKQTKWWYAKRFLHPDIVAPYDYIFIWDEDLGVEHFNAEEYIKLVRKHGLEISQPGLEPNKGLTWQMTKRRGDREVHKQTEEKPGWCTDPHLPPCAAFVEIMAPVFSRSAWRCVWHMIQNDLVHGWGLDFALRKCVEPAHEKIGVVDSQWIVHQTVPSLGSQGESQGGKAPWQGVRERCRKEWTMFQMRVANAESAYFKAMEMYNSTTAH, encoded by the exons ATGGGAATCCTTTCACGCAG TGCGGTTGCTAGAAAACCAAATGAGACAATGAGGCTTATTGTGACAACTTTTGTAGGAGTAGTTTTTGGATTCTTGATAGGTGTATCCTTTCCGACATTGTCATTAACGAAG CTGAATCTCTCATCCAGCCTTCTTCCACCAGTTGATCTATCATACAATGAGAAAGGGAAATCAAGCATGTCAGATTTTTATTCTTATGTGAAGAAAAATAGTAGCTCAACTCATTCTCAGAGACGAAATGATACATCGAAG aTTTGGGTGCCCACAAATCCTAGAGGTGCAGAAATGCTACCCCCAGGAATTGTTGAAGCTGAGTCAGACTACTACTTGCGCAGATTATGGGGCAAGCCTAGTGAG GACTTAACAACCAAACCTAGGTACCTTGTGACATTCACTGTGGGTATCAAACAGAAAAATAATATTGATGCAGCTGTGAAAAAG TTTTCGGAGGACTTTAcgattcttcttttccattaCGATGGGATAACAACCGAATGGGATGACCTTGAGTGGTCTAAGCGGGCTATACATGTTAGCGTTCGCAAGCAAACTAAATG GTGGTATGCCAAGCGATTTTTGCATCCTGACATTGTTGCCCCATACGATTACATATTTATCTGGGATGAAGACCTCGGAGTAGAGCATTTTAATGCTGAGGA GTACATAAAGCTAGTCAGGAAGCATGGTTTGGAGATTTCGCAGCCTGGTTTAGAACCTAACAAAGGATTGACATGGCAGATGACAAAGAGAAGAGGTGACCGTGAAGTCCACAA ACAAACAGAGGAGAAACCAGGCTGGTGCACTGACCCACATCTGCCTCCATGTGCAGC GTTCGTTGAGATCATGGCTCCCGTATTTTCCCGAAGTGCCTGGCGCTGTGTGTGGCATATGATTCAG AATGACTTGGTCCACGGGTGGGGTCTTGACTTTGCCCTTAGAAAATGTGTAGAG CCTGCCCATGAGAAGATAGGAGTTGTAGATTCTCAGTGGATTGTTCATCAAACTGTTCCGTCGCTCGGTAGTCAG GGTGAATCACAAGGTGGAAAAGCGCCTTGGCAAGGG GTGAGGGAAAGGTGCAGAAAGGAATGGACAATGTTTCAGATGAGGGTCGCAAATGCAGAAAGTGCGTATTTTAAAGCAATGGAGATGTATAATTCGACGACCGCCCACTAG